The proteins below are encoded in one region of Pseudomonadota bacterium:
- the rpoD gene encoding RNA polymerase sigma factor RpoD codes for MATMETLDDIDNGDERSQLKRLIAKGKEQGFLTYHEVNDHLPEGIVDPEQIEDIISMINDMGISVHETAPDIESLLLGGEAAIAADEDAADEAAAALATVDEEFGRTTDPVRMYMREMGTVDLLTREGEIAIAKRIEEGLNQVLSALADFPSVVDTVLGEFDRVVAGEIKLSEVLSGFAAGDAEPGPIEQRTRVRQANAEEEEEVDGRADGEDADPLSGQLNADDVREKFEHLRRLHAKLGATIKRHGRSEPRTVKLREQLCAVVLEFRFVPKLTERLSGEVRQVVDRIRNQERAILDVCTQRVGIPRKDVISALQNNETNLEWVRCLGRSQRPWAAAVGQHEQDIAQAQKRLVAIEKGTGMTISEIKEINRRMSIGEAKARRAKKEMVEANLRLVISIAKKYTNRGLLFLDLIQEGNIGLMKAVDKFEYRRGYKFSTYATWWIRQAITRSIADQARTIRIPVHMIETINKLNRVSRQIVQELGREPTPEELSKRMDMPEDKIRKVLKIAKEPISMETPIGDDEDSHLGDFIEDQGTLMPVDSATFEGLCRTTREVLAGLTPRETKVLQMRFGIDMNTDHTLEEVGKQFDVTRERIRQIEAKALRKLRHPSRSEQLRTFLD; via the coding sequence ATGGCCACCATGGAAACCCTCGACGACATCGATAACGGCGACGAGCGCTCGCAGCTCAAGCGATTGATAGCGAAAGGGAAGGAACAGGGGTTCTTGACTTACCACGAGGTCAACGACCACCTCCCGGAAGGCATCGTCGATCCCGAGCAGATCGAAGATATTATCAGCATGATCAATGACATGGGGATCTCTGTCCACGAGACGGCCCCGGACATCGAATCGCTCCTTCTGGGCGGAGAGGCCGCGATCGCGGCCGACGAAGACGCCGCCGACGAGGCGGCCGCGGCGCTCGCGACCGTAGACGAGGAGTTCGGGCGCACCACCGACCCGGTGCGCATGTACATGCGTGAGATGGGGACCGTGGACCTCTTGACGCGCGAAGGTGAGATCGCCATCGCCAAGCGTATCGAGGAGGGCCTGAACCAGGTGCTCTCGGCGCTCGCCGACTTCCCGAGTGTCGTCGATACGGTCCTCGGCGAGTTTGACCGGGTCGTGGCGGGGGAGATCAAGCTCAGCGAGGTCTTGAGCGGGTTCGCTGCCGGCGACGCCGAGCCCGGTCCGATCGAGCAGCGTACGCGTGTCCGTCAGGCGAATGCGGAGGAGGAAGAGGAGGTCGACGGCCGCGCGGACGGAGAGGACGCCGACCCCTTGAGCGGTCAGTTGAATGCCGACGATGTGCGCGAGAAGTTCGAGCACCTGCGTCGGTTACACGCGAAGCTCGGCGCCACCATCAAACGCCATGGGCGCAGCGAGCCACGCACGGTCAAGCTCCGTGAACAGTTGTGCGCCGTGGTCCTGGAATTTCGATTCGTTCCGAAACTGACCGAGCGACTGAGCGGCGAGGTTCGGCAGGTGGTCGACCGGATCCGCAACCAGGAGCGCGCCATCCTCGATGTGTGCACGCAGCGCGTCGGGATCCCGCGCAAGGACGTCATCAGTGCGCTTCAAAACAATGAAACGAACCTCGAATGGGTCAGGTGCCTGGGGCGGTCTCAGAGGCCCTGGGCCGCCGCCGTCGGGCAACATGAGCAGGATATCGCCCAGGCCCAGAAGCGGCTCGTCGCCATCGAGAAGGGCACGGGTATGACTATCTCCGAGATCAAAGAGATCAACCGGCGCATGTCGATCGGCGAGGCGAAGGCGCGGCGCGCGAAAAAGGAGATGGTCGAGGCCAACCTGCGCCTCGTCATTTCGATCGCCAAGAAATACACCAATCGCGGCCTCCTGTTCCTCGATCTGATCCAGGAAGGCAATATCGGGCTCATGAAGGCGGTCGATAAATTCGAATATCGACGCGGCTACAAGTTTTCGACCTATGCGACGTGGTGGATCCGCCAGGCCATCACCCGTTCCATCGCCGATCAGGCCCGCACCATCCGGATCCCGGTCCATATGATCGAGACCATCAACAAGCTGAATCGCGTGTCGCGCCAGATCGTGCAGGAGCTGGGGCGGGAGCCCACACCCGAGGAGTTGTCGAAGCGCATGGACATGCCCGAGGACAAGATCCGCAAGGTGCTGAAGATCGCCAAGGAGCCGATTTCCATGGAGACCCCGATCGGCGACGACGAAGACTCTCACCTGGGCGACTTCATCGAGGATCAGGGTACTTTGATGCCCGTCGATTCCGCGACCTTCGAGGGGCTGTGCCGCACCACGCGCGAGGTGCTGGCCGGCCTGACGCCACGGGAGACCAAGGTCCTGCAGATGCGCTTCGGGATCGACATGAACACCGACCATACCCTCGAAGAGGTGGGGAAACAGTTCGACGTCACGCGCGAACGCATCCGGCAGATCGAGGCGAAGGCGCTGCGCAAACTGCGGCATCCATCCCGGTCCGAGCAACTGCGCACGTTCCTGGATTAA
- the dnaG gene encoding DNA primase yields MAAGRIPQSFIDELLARVDIVEVIDAHLPLRKVGRSYQALCPFHREKTPSFNVNPDKQFYHCFGCGATGSAIRFLMEHARLGFVEAVSQLADRVGLEIPTDTGPVRRQGHAELYTALEQAAQCFAAQLRQHPAAGPAVAYLKQRGLSDRIAVSYRIGYAPPGWDHLLRGLGTDPDRVDTLVRGGMLARKDDGACYDRFRDRVMFPIEDPRGRVIGFGGRVIGEGSPKYLNSPETPIFHKGGEVYGLPQALKGHEKPRRLFVVEGYMDVLALAQHGITNAVATLGTALTREHLGRLFRVVPDLVFCFDGDEAGRRAAWRALETALAYLSEGRSVAFLFLPNGEDPDSLVRAEGPGLFERAEAVTPLSTFLFDTLSARVDPRSVEGQARLLEIAAPLVATVPRGPLRDLLTQHLSDRARTDAARWLSPGSRPRSTSSRGEPKRAVPSLVRKAIATLLHEPSLAFDVPADSVQDLAGVPRPGVDLLVEILGLLHANPGIGCAAILERYRDSEQGTYLSKLASQEILVPAAGLSSELLGALERLKEQAAHARRHQATVEELTQGAGAQAPGLASIGQIK; encoded by the coding sequence ATGGCGGCCGGGCGCATCCCCCAATCCTTCATCGACGAGTTGCTGGCGCGGGTGGACATCGTCGAGGTGATCGACGCCCACCTGCCGCTCAGGAAGGTCGGTCGCAGCTACCAGGCCCTGTGTCCCTTTCATCGCGAGAAGACCCCTTCTTTCAACGTCAATCCCGATAAGCAGTTCTATCACTGCTTCGGCTGCGGCGCCACCGGTTCCGCCATCCGTTTCCTGATGGAGCACGCCCGCCTCGGCTTCGTCGAGGCCGTAAGCCAGCTCGCCGACCGCGTGGGGCTGGAGATCCCCACGGACACCGGCCCCGTACGCCGGCAGGGGCACGCGGAGCTATACACGGCCCTGGAACAAGCGGCCCAATGCTTCGCGGCACAACTCAGGCAGCATCCCGCGGCGGGCCCGGCCGTCGCCTATCTGAAGCAGCGCGGGCTGAGCGACCGGATCGCGGTTTCCTACCGGATCGGCTACGCGCCACCCGGCTGGGACCACTTGCTGCGCGGCCTCGGCACCGATCCGGACCGCGTCGATACCCTGGTGCGGGGCGGCATGCTTGCCCGCAAGGACGACGGGGCCTGCTACGACCGCTTCCGTGATCGGGTGATGTTCCCCATCGAGGATCCGCGCGGCCGCGTTATCGGCTTCGGCGGCCGCGTGATCGGCGAGGGCTCACCCAAGTACCTGAACTCGCCCGAGACCCCGATCTTCCACAAGGGCGGCGAAGTCTATGGCCTGCCTCAGGCGCTCAAGGGTCACGAAAAGCCCAGGCGCCTGTTCGTGGTCGAGGGCTACATGGACGTCCTGGCGCTGGCACAGCACGGCATCACGAACGCGGTGGCAACGCTCGGGACCGCGCTGACCCGCGAGCACCTCGGTCGCCTGTTCCGCGTGGTGCCCGATCTGGTCTTCTGTTTCGACGGCGACGAAGCCGGTCGCCGGGCCGCCTGGCGGGCGCTCGAAACCGCCCTGGCCTACCTGAGCGAGGGACGCTCGGTCGCGTTCCTGTTCCTGCCGAACGGCGAGGACCCGGACTCTCTGGTGCGTGCAGAGGGCCCGGGCCTGTTCGAGCGAGCCGAGGCCGTTACGCCCCTGTCCACCTTCCTCTTCGATACCCTGTCGGCACGCGTCGACCCGCGCAGCGTCGAGGGACAGGCGCGCCTCCTGGAGATCGCCGCACCGCTCGTCGCGACTGTGCCGCGCGGCCCCCTGCGCGACCTCCTGACGCAGCACCTGTCGGACCGGGCACGCACGGATGCGGCCCGCTGGCTGTCACCCGGTAGCCGTCCACGCTCCACTTCGAGCAGGGGCGAGCCGAAACGCGCGGTGCCCTCGCTGGTGCGTAAGGCCATCGCGACCCTGTTGCATGAGCCCAGCCTGGCGTTCGACGTGCCGGCGGACAGCGTCCAGGACCTGGCCGGCGTGCCCCGTCCGGGGGTCGATCTCCTGGTGGAGATCCTGGGCTTGCTGCATGCCAACCCCGGCATCGGTTGCGCGGCCATCCTGGAACGGTACCGCGACAGCGAGCAGGGAACCTATCTGAGCAAGCTGGCGTCCCAGGAGATCCTGGTCCCTGCGGCAGGCCTGTCTAGCGAGCTCTTGGGCGCCCTCGAGCGGCTAAAGGAGCAGGCCGCCCACGCGCGCCGACATCAGGCCACCGTGGAGGAGCTGACACAGGGGGCAGGTGCCCAGGCGCCGGGACTGGCGAGCATCGGCCAGATCAAATAA
- a CDS encoding GatB/YqeY domain-containing protein has protein sequence MDTLKRRVDDDTKAALRAGDKRRLGTLRLILAAIKQREVDGRVSLDDARVLQVLDKMSKQRKESLVIYTEAKRADLAGQEAFELQIVQSYLPAPLDAARIAALVGEAIQEIAAQSLRDVGRVMGVLKPRLQGRADLSEVSRLVKERLAG, from the coding sequence ATGGACACGCTGAAGCGTCGGGTTGACGACGACACCAAGGCCGCGTTGCGGGCGGGCGACAAGCGGCGGCTGGGCACCCTGCGTCTGATCCTCGCGGCCATCAAGCAGCGCGAGGTGGATGGGCGCGTGAGCCTGGACGATGCTCGAGTCTTACAGGTCCTCGACAAGATGAGCAAACAGCGCAAGGAGTCGCTCGTCATTTACACGGAGGCGAAGCGCGCGGACCTGGCCGGACAGGAGGCCTTCGAGCTCCAGATCGTGCAGAGTTACCTGCCGGCGCCGCTCGATGCGGCGCGGATCGCAGCCCTCGTAGGGGAGGCCATCCAGGAGATCGCGGCGCAGTCCCTGCGCGACGTCGGCAGGGTCATGGGGGTCCTGAAGCCACGGTTGCAGGGTCGGGCCGATCTGAGCGAGGTGAGCCGGCTCGTCAAAGAGCGGCTGGCCGGCTAG
- the tsaD gene encoding tRNA (adenosine(37)-N6)-threonylcarbamoyltransferase complex transferase subunit TsaD: protein MRVLGIETSCDETGVAVYDSARGLLGHTVFSQAALHEVYGGVVPELASRDHVRRLVPLVREVMRQAGVSGADIDGVAYTAGPGLIGALLVGASVARALAWGWGVGAIGVHHMEAHLLAPMLETPAPAFPFLALLVSGGHTQLVAVSDVGRYRVLGESLDDAAGEAFDKIAKLLGLGYPGGPPLERLAQSGRAGRYRFPRPMTDRPGLDFSFSGLKTHTLMTLSHTGSDSDTRADIARAFLEAVVDTLYIKCRRALRETGLPRLVAAGGVSANRALRGRLAGLAEELGVSVHYPRPELCTDNGAMVAYAGYRRLSRGERSPLAFEVRPRWPLEDLTSR, encoded by the coding sequence ATGCGCGTCCTCGGGATCGAGACCTCGTGCGACGAGACCGGCGTGGCCGTCTACGACTCGGCGCGCGGGCTTCTGGGCCACACCGTATTCAGCCAGGCCGCGCTGCACGAGGTTTACGGCGGGGTGGTCCCGGAGCTGGCGTCCCGCGACCACGTGCGCCGTCTGGTCCCCTTGGTGCGGGAGGTGATGCGGCAGGCGGGGGTCTCGGGCGCAGACATCGATGGGGTTGCCTACACCGCGGGCCCTGGCCTCATCGGGGCCTTGCTGGTCGGGGCGTCGGTGGCCAGGGCCCTGGCGTGGGGGTGGGGTGTGGGGGCGATCGGCGTGCATCATATGGAGGCGCATCTCCTCGCCCCCATGCTCGAAACCCCGGCACCGGCGTTTCCGTTCCTGGCGCTCCTGGTGTCGGGGGGCCATACCCAGCTGGTGGCGGTCAGTGATGTGGGGCGCTACCGGGTACTGGGAGAGTCCCTGGACGACGCCGCCGGGGAGGCCTTCGACAAGATCGCCAAGCTGCTCGGTCTCGGCTATCCCGGCGGGCCGCCCCTGGAGCGACTGGCACAGTCCGGGCGCGCCGGGCGTTACCGTTTCCCGCGGCCCATGACGGACCGGCCCGGCCTCGATTTCAGCTTCAGCGGGCTCAAGACCCACACCCTTATGACCCTAAGCCATACCGGCTCCGATTCGGACACCCGCGCCGACATCGCGCGAGCCTTCCTGGAGGCCGTCGTCGATACCCTGTATATCAAATGTCGCCGCGCCTTGCGCGAGACGGGGCTCCCGCGGCTCGTGGCCGCGGGCGGGGTGAGCGCCAACCGCGCGTTGCGCGGCCGCCTCGCCGGGCTCGCCGAGGAGCTGGGCGTGAGCGTCCACTACCCGCGTCCGGAGCTCTGCACGGACAACGGGGCCATGGTGGCCTATGCGGGCTACCGCCGCTTGTCGCGAGGTGAGCGCTCCCCCCTCGCCTTCGAGGTGCGGCCACGCTGGCCGCTCGAGGACTTGACCTCCCGCTAG
- the plsY gene encoding glycerol-3-phosphate 1-O-acyltransferase PlsY, with product MLLRVLLIGFSYLLGSLSSAIIVCRMGGYPDPRSLGSRNPGATNVLRIAGRASAALTLAGDLLKGLLPLAFGHWLEVADSTLAAMGAAAFLGHLYPVFFGFQGGKGVATFIGVLCGLAWQAGLVFMGLWLAVAGLFRYSSLAALVAAALSPVAVALVHPSPSYLVAVTAMAAVILWRHRSNIRNLWAGTERKIGALRE from the coding sequence ATGCTGCTGCGGGTCTTGTTGATCGGCTTCTCCTACCTCCTGGGCTCGCTGTCCTCGGCCATCATCGTGTGCCGGATGGGGGGCTACCCGGACCCCCGCAGCCTCGGGTCCCGCAATCCCGGCGCCACCAATGTGCTGCGCATCGCCGGCCGCGCTTCGGCGGCGCTCACCCTCGCCGGAGATCTCCTGAAGGGCCTCCTGCCGCTCGCCTTCGGCCACTGGTTGGAGGTCGCCGACTCGACCCTGGCGGCGATGGGGGCGGCGGCCTTCCTCGGGCACCTCTATCCGGTGTTCTTCGGCTTTCAGGGTGGCAAGGGTGTGGCGACCTTCATCGGGGTCCTATGTGGGCTCGCCTGGCAGGCCGGCTTGGTGTTCATGGGCCTGTGGCTCGCGGTCGCGGGCCTGTTCCGGTATTCGTCGCTGGCCGCCCTCGTGGCCGCGGCCCTGAGCCCGGTCGCCGTGGCCCTAGTGCACCCGAGCCCCTCTTACCTCGTGGCGGTGACCGCCATGGCCGCCGTGATCCTGTGGCGGCACCGTTCCAATATCCGGAATCTCTGGGCCGGCACCGAAAGGAAGATCGGGGCCCTGCGCGAGTAG
- the folB gene encoding dihydroneopterin aldolase: MDIIYLRDLRIDTVIGVYRWEREMKQTLVIDLELGTDIRPAAKSDAIADTLSYKDIAKRVTAFVEQSRYQLVEALAEAVARLVLDEFPVPWLRLSVNKQGAVRGVRDVGVVIVRHRLEDGDAEGLPRDR, encoded by the coding sequence ATGGACATCATCTACCTCCGTGATCTCCGCATCGACACCGTCATCGGCGTGTATCGCTGGGAGCGGGAGATGAAGCAGACGTTGGTGATCGACTTGGAGCTCGGCACCGATATCCGCCCCGCGGCGAAGAGCGACGCAATCGCCGACACCCTGAGCTACAAAGACATCGCCAAGCGCGTGACGGCCTTCGTCGAGCAGAGCCGTTATCAGCTCGTCGAGGCGCTGGCGGAGGCCGTGGCCCGGCTGGTCCTCGACGAGTTCCCGGTGCCGTGGTTGCGCCTGTCGGTCAACAAGCAGGGGGCGGTACGCGGGGTGCGCGATGTGGGCGTGGTCATCGTACGGCACCGGTTGGAGGACGGGGATGCCGAGGGTCTACCTCGGGATCGGTAG
- the folK gene encoding 2-amino-4-hydroxy-6-hydroxymethyldihydropteridine diphosphokinase, translating to MPRVYLGIGSNVAREANIAGALESLRECFAPLTVSPVYESKAVGFDGPSFHNLVAGFDTDLDLLALHGELSEVEHRHGRRPETPRYAPRPLDLDILLYGNRVFRTNGIEVPRRDILEYAFVLRPLADIAPDLRHPANGRRIADLWQAFDQTAQPLWPIPLARR from the coding sequence ATGCCGAGGGTCTACCTCGGGATCGGTAGCAACGTCGCGCGCGAGGCCAACATCGCGGGCGCCCTAGAGTCGCTCCGCGAGTGCTTCGCCCCGCTCACGGTCTCGCCCGTCTACGAGAGCAAGGCGGTGGGCTTCGACGGTCCGAGTTTCCATAACCTGGTGGCGGGCTTCGATACGGATCTAGACCTCCTCGCCCTGCACGGCGAGCTGTCCGAGGTTGAGCACCGGCATGGGCGCCGTCCCGAGACGCCGCGCTACGCGCCCCGCCCCCTCGATCTCGATATCCTCTTGTATGGGAACCGGGTGTTCCGCACCAACGGCATCGAGGTGCCGCGCCGGGATATCCTGGAGTACGCGTTCGTGCTCCGGCCACTCGCCGACATCGCCCCCGATCTGCGCCACCCCGCGAATGGCCGGCGCATCGCGGACCTGTGGCAGGCCTTCGACCAGACGGCCCAGCCCCTATGGCCGATCCCGCTTGCCCGTCGCTAA
- a CDS encoding MFS transporter → MSDSSSSIQTQVPARLDRLPWSRWHWLVVIGLGTVWILDGLEITIVSAVAGRITEPGSGLVLSVSQIGFAAAVYIAGAVTGALFFGYLTDRYGRKKLFLITLAVYLAATTLTAFAFDAWWFYLFRFLTGAGIGGEYAAINSAIDELIPARVRGRVDLMINGSYWLGTGFGAALSVVLLDTNIFPADVGWRFAFGLGAILGLGILLVRRNVPESPRWLFIHGRKQEAEELVATIEKSIEAESGRPLPKPQTTITICPRKTIGFVTIARTLFTLYPKRSLLCFSLFTGQAFLYNAIFFTYVLVLTTFYGVPSGDAPLYLIPFAIANFLGPVLLGPLFDTVGRRVMISGSYILSGILLTITGYLFTEGALTPLTQTAAWMVVFFFASAGASAAYLTASEIFPIETRAIAIAFFYAIGTGVGGITGPLVFGNLIESAEAANVLVGYLIGAILMIAAGLIEAWIGVDAERKSLEDIARPLTEMQE, encoded by the coding sequence ATGAGTGATTCGAGCAGCTCTATCCAAACCCAAGTGCCGGCGCGCCTGGACCGGTTGCCCTGGTCGCGCTGGCATTGGCTCGTCGTCATCGGTCTCGGAACGGTCTGGATCCTCGACGGGCTAGAGATCACAATCGTCAGTGCTGTCGCGGGGCGCATCACCGAGCCTGGCAGCGGGCTTGTGCTTTCTGTGTCTCAGATCGGTTTTGCGGCTGCGGTCTACATTGCCGGCGCGGTCACCGGGGCATTGTTCTTTGGCTATTTGACTGACCGTTACGGACGCAAGAAACTCTTTCTCATCACGCTGGCGGTTTATCTTGCAGCGACCACGCTGACCGCATTCGCGTTCGACGCCTGGTGGTTTTACCTCTTTCGCTTTCTCACCGGCGCCGGAATCGGCGGCGAGTATGCGGCGATCAACTCCGCCATTGATGAGCTAATTCCCGCACGAGTGCGCGGGCGGGTGGACCTCATGATTAACGGCTCATACTGGCTCGGCACCGGTTTCGGCGCCGCGCTTTCCGTGGTCTTGCTCGATACGAATATTTTTCCCGCCGATGTCGGTTGGCGGTTCGCCTTCGGTCTGGGCGCGATACTTGGGCTCGGCATCCTGCTCGTGCGCCGCAACGTCCCGGAGAGCCCGCGCTGGCTATTTATCCATGGTCGCAAACAAGAAGCCGAAGAGCTGGTCGCCACAATCGAAAAAAGCATCGAGGCGGAATCGGGCAGGCCGCTTCCCAAGCCGCAAACGACGATCACGATTTGCCCGCGCAAGACGATCGGCTTCGTCACGATCGCGCGAACACTGTTCACGCTCTACCCGAAACGCTCGCTGTTGTGCTTTTCGCTGTTTACCGGCCAGGCTTTTTTGTACAACGCCATCTTTTTCACTTACGTCCTGGTGCTGACAACATTTTATGGTGTTCCCTCGGGCGACGCGCCGCTCTATCTGATTCCGTTCGCGATCGCCAATTTCCTCGGACCCGTGCTCCTCGGACCACTGTTCGACACGGTGGGAAGACGCGTGATGATCTCCGGATCCTATATTCTGTCAGGAATATTGCTGACAATCACAGGTTATCTCTTTACTGAAGGCGCGCTGACTCCGTTGACTCAAACTGCGGCGTGGATGGTCGTGTTCTTTTTTGCATCGGCCGGAGCGAGCGCGGCTTATCTGACGGCCAGCGAAATCTTTCCGATAGAGACGCGAGCGATCGCGATCGCTTTTTTTTACGCGATCGGCACTGGCGTGGGCGGGATCACCGGGCCGCTTGTATTCGGGAATCTCATTGAGTCCGCCGAGGCCGCAAACGTGCTCGTCGGCTACCTGATCGGCGCCATTCTCATGATCGCCGCGGGACTGATCGAAGCGTGGATCGGGGTGGATGCCGAGCGCAAAAGCCTCGAAGATATTGCCCGACCGCTCACTGAGATGCAGGAATGA
- the nhaA gene encoding Na+/H+ antiporter NhaA → MNVRPTEATKVFDQYPLEQLFGRILSPLEDFLRRATAGGLVLIGTTVLTLIAANSPLGESLAQFWEQPMSIGMGAWTLKQTLHHWINDGLMALFFLLVGLELKREVLVGELASLRDAALPIVAAIGGMVVPAGIYLALNPESPAARGWGIPMATDIAFAIGILVLLAWRVPRGLVVFLMALAIADDLGAVLVIAIFYTDALDTGALVSAAATWGVLMLLNQGGIRQQLPYWVFGVILWYFMLRSGIHATIAGILLAFTIPARPARTPERFHARVSQLLAAFRAHAEDTSTPSEPLSSHDMATIAANLERDSKAVQSPLHRTEHGLSPWVTFVVLPLFAFANAGIDFRDADLVSNLGHPITLGIALGLLLGKFAGISGFSWLAIRLGVGRLPPEVGWRHLLGAAWLGGIGFTMSLFISQLAFDNPKHLELAKIGILFASLASALIGLAWLAFGASPRRPPLRNSKAGDDTI, encoded by the coding sequence ATGAACGTCCGTCCTACCGAGGCAACAAAGGTGTTTGACCAGTATCCGCTGGAGCAACTATTCGGCCGTATTCTGAGCCCACTTGAAGACTTCTTGCGTCGCGCGACGGCGGGCGGCCTTGTGCTGATTGGAACAACGGTCCTGACGCTGATCGCCGCGAATTCCCCGCTCGGGGAGTCGCTCGCCCAGTTCTGGGAGCAGCCCATGAGCATTGGCATGGGCGCATGGACCCTCAAGCAAACGCTCCATCACTGGATCAACGACGGACTCATGGCGCTCTTCTTCCTCCTCGTCGGGCTGGAGCTCAAGCGCGAGGTGCTCGTCGGCGAACTGGCGTCGCTCCGGGATGCGGCCCTGCCAATCGTTGCGGCCATCGGCGGAATGGTTGTACCCGCCGGGATCTACTTGGCGTTGAACCCCGAGTCCCCGGCGGCCCGTGGCTGGGGCATCCCCATGGCGACCGATATTGCATTTGCGATTGGCATACTCGTCTTACTTGCCTGGCGAGTGCCGCGCGGCCTGGTCGTCTTTTTGATGGCGCTGGCAATCGCCGACGACCTTGGTGCGGTACTGGTGATCGCAATCTTTTATACGGATGCATTGGACACCGGCGCCCTCGTGAGCGCGGCCGCAACATGGGGCGTCCTGATGCTGCTCAACCAGGGAGGTATACGCCAGCAGCTACCCTATTGGGTGTTTGGCGTTATCCTTTGGTATTTCATGCTGCGCTCGGGCATTCATGCGACGATTGCCGGCATCCTATTGGCCTTCACGATCCCGGCGCGCCCGGCACGCACGCCCGAGCGGTTTCACGCGCGGGTCTCCCAGCTGCTGGCGGCTTTCCGGGCGCACGCCGAGGACACCAGCACGCCCAGCGAACCGCTGAGCAGTCACGATATGGCCACGATTGCGGCCAACCTGGAGCGCGACTCGAAAGCCGTCCAAAGCCCGCTACATCGCACGGAGCACGGGCTGAGCCCCTGGGTAACCTTCGTCGTTCTGCCACTCTTCGCTTTCGCGAACGCGGGCATTGATTTTCGCGATGCCGATCTGGTGAGCAACCTGGGTCATCCTATCACCCTCGGCATTGCGCTCGGCCTCCTGCTCGGCAAGTTCGCCGGCATCAGCGGATTTAGTTGGCTTGCGATCCGGCTGGGAGTAGGCCGACTGCCGCCCGAGGTCGGGTGGCGCCACCTGCTCGGTGCCGCTTGGCTGGGCGGCATTGGCTTCACGATGTCGCTGTTCATCAGCCAGCTCGCCTTTGACAATCCTAAGCATCTCGAGCTAGCGAAGATCGGCATCCTCTTTGCCTCGCTCGCCAGCGCGCTTATTGGGCTTGCGTGGCTCGCCTTCGGTGCATCGCCTCGGCGTCCGCCACTGCGAAACTCGAAAGCGGGTGACGATACGATTTAG
- a CDS encoding type II toxin-antitoxin system RelE/ParE family toxin: protein MNTIEYAETVVEDLATLRAHDRKHLLDRIEAQLTHAPMVATRNRKRLMGLVPPWEHLEPFWQLRVGDYRVFYDVDEAAAVVTIRAIRHKPPHKTTEEVL from the coding sequence TTGAATACCATCGAGTACGCTGAAACCGTTGTCGAGGATCTAGCGACTCTCCGTGCCCACGATCGGAAACACCTATTGGATCGTATCGAAGCTCAGTTAACGCATGCGCCGATGGTGGCGACGCGAAACCGGAAAAGGCTGATGGGTTTGGTACCGCCGTGGGAGCACCTCGAACCCTTCTGGCAATTACGGGTCGGCGACTATCGCGTCTTCTATGATGTGGATGAAGCTGCCGCTGTGGTTACGATTCGTGCCATTCGCCACAAGCCGCCGCACAAGACGACGGAGGAAGTACTGTGA
- the queC gene encoding 7-cyano-7-deazaguanine synthase QueC, with product MSRDAERAVVLLSGGLDSTTTLAIARTEGFVCHGVTVDYGQRHRAELASARAVADAFGVEDYKLMRLDLDRIGGSALTDPAIAVPEAPGEGIPVTYVPARNTVLLGLALAYAETIAARDLFIGVNALDYSGYPDCRPEFIRAFEALAQLATKAGVEGARFRIHTPLIALSKSEIIQIGARLGVDYGLTVSCYQADDTGRACGRCDACRFRSEGFAATAIPDPTRYR from the coding sequence ATGTCCCGGGACGCTGAGCGCGCCGTGGTGCTGCTCTCGGGGGGGCTGGACTCGACTACCACCCTCGCCATCGCCCGCACCGAAGGTTTCGTCTGCCATGGGGTCACGGTCGATTACGGCCAGCGCCACCGTGCGGAGCTCGCTTCGGCGCGCGCCGTCGCCGATGCGTTCGGCGTCGAGGACTACAAGCTCATGCGTCTCGATCTGGACCGCATCGGCGGCTCGGCCCTGACCGATCCCGCCATCGCCGTCCCCGAAGCCCCGGGTGAGGGCATCCCCGTGACCTATGTGCCGGCGCGCAACACCGTGCTGCTCGGCCTGGCGCTCGCCTATGCCGAGACCATCGCGGCCCGCGATCTCTTCATCGGAGTCAATGCCCTGGATTATTCCGGCTATCCCGATTGCCGGCCGGAGTTCATCCGGGCCTTCGAGGCGCTGGCCCAACTGGCGACCAAGGCGGGGGTCGAAGGCGCACGGTTTCGCATCCACACCCCCCTCATCGCCCTCTCCAAATCGGAGATCATCCAGATCGGGGCGCGCCTCGGCGTCGACTATGGGCTCACCGTCTCCTGCTATCAGGCCGACGACACCGGCCGCGCCTGCGGGCGCTGCGACGCCTGCCGCTTCCGCAGCGAGGGCTTCGCCGCCACCGCCATCCCCGATCCGACCCGGTATCGCTGA